From Calliphora vicina chromosome X, idCalVici1.1, whole genome shotgun sequence, the proteins below share one genomic window:
- the LOC135962780 gene encoding serine/threonine-protein kinase pakE-like yields MSSILNMLGLQGDGDYNLVIILPVVAIVVVVFVLKLSSEKSKALCVKKQKTKNKQNEEKLYSDKNSKPKNTSPSTAKTLDGEASDTVKSKPNKNQTNSNEKPPKKNLQSKKQQVNDNNVNNGAKNTSTKKQTTNKKQLESFVSTEEEGQWQMVTTKKKKQSKLEEVIEPTTPSKLDKKHQKTQDKTKKTSKTEKVKVENEKNYIPITVVNGKVTPIEISQVDKSEPSVQGQTKEISVLSTNSTILHESPIPKPITSNAITAIDTAEFNDVTVHSISSANVAFDELGDNDWTNNKPQKKNRRKALRE; encoded by the coding sequence ATGTCTTCTATTCTTAATATGCTGGGGCTACAAGGCGATGGAGATTATAACTTGGTAATCATTCTACCTGTTGTGGCAATTGTGGTTGTCGTTTTTGTATTAAAGTTAAGTTCCGAAAAATCAAAGGCGTTAtgtgttaaaaaacaaaaaacaaaaaataaacaaaacgaaGAAAAATTATACAGTGATAAAAATAGCAAGCCAAAAAACACATCCCCAAGCACCGCAAAAACTTTAGATGGTGAAGCTAGCGATACGGTCAAATCAAAgccaaataaaaatcaaacgaATTCAAATGAGAAGCCACCTAAGAAAAATTTGCAATCCAAAAAGCAACAAGTTAATGACAATAATGTCAATAATGGCGCCAAGAATACCTCTACCAAAAAACAAACCACTAACAAGAAACAATTGGAAAGTTTTGTAAGCACAGAGGAGGAAGGCCAATGGCAAATGGTTAcaacaaagaagaaaaaacaaagCAAACTTGAGGAAGTAATTGAGCCAACTACGCCATCAAAATTAGATAAAAAGCATCAAAAGACACaagacaaaactaaaaaaacaagtaaaaccgAAAAAGTTAAAgtggaaaatgaaaaaaattacattcCAATAACTGTTGTTAACGGTAAAGTAACACCTATTGAGATTAGCCAAGTTGACAAGTCGGAGCCTTCAGTTCAAGGCCAGACGAAGGAAATTTCTGTTTTATCAACCAATTCGACAATCCTGCATGAAAGTCCAATACCTAAGCCAATTACAAGTAATGCAATTACTGCAATTGACACTGCTGAATTTAATGATGTAACTGTACACAGTATATCATCTGCTAACGTGGCATTTGATGAATTGGGGG